The proteins below come from a single Borreliella afzelii genomic window:
- a CDS encoding tetratricopeptide repeat protein, with protein sequence MKKTIIIALLYGLITNIYPTITSTLKPDEQANEYTIEKLYQKAMMLKKSKKYNKAIANLKKIINMDQNQVDAHLLLSELEYLNKNWKKAIIKSQDYLKIIDFKDKKNFLDISWAYFLIGEVENSMDYIIKFFQSGKELFKENIFIAIDALFKKSIYHFINNEDVAFNIILTSTFQLALNDDTLFIIFLNNLEIIKQIPFYYFNRKKIKELYLQINTLKTIQNTSCRT encoded by the coding sequence ATGAAAAAAACAATAATAATAGCGCTTTTATATGGGTTGATCACAAATATTTACCCTACAATAACATCAACATTAAAACCAGATGAACAAGCAAACGAATATACAATAGAAAAACTTTATCAAAAAGCAATGATGCTAAAAAAATCAAAAAAATACAACAAAGCTATAGCAAATCTAAAAAAAATAATTAACATGGATCAAAATCAAGTTGATGCTCATCTTTTACTCTCAGAATTAGAATATTTAAATAAAAACTGGAAAAAAGCAATTATTAAATCTCAAGATTATTTAAAAATAATAGACTTTAAAGATAAAAAAAACTTTTTAGATATATCTTGGGCATATTTTTTAATAGGAGAAGTTGAAAATTCAATGGACTACATAATTAAATTTTTCCAAAGCGGTAAAGAATTGTTCAAAGAAAATATATTTATAGCAATTGATGCTCTTTTTAAAAAAAGTATTTATCATTTTATAAACAATGAAGATGTAGCATTTAATATAATATTAACCTCAACATTCCAATTAGCACTTAATGACGACACTTTATTTATAATTTTTTTAAATAATTTAGAAATAATAAAACAAATACCTTTTTATTATTTTAATAGAAAAAAAATTAAAGAATTGTATCTGCAAATTAATACCCTAAAAACAATCCAAAACACAAGTTGTAGAACTTAA
- a CDS encoding polyprenyl synthetase family protein, with the protein MQNKLFLKNIEKNINSIFSTNNLINLFKDKDLKFTFKIKKETLDYIKAPAIEIINRGGKRIRPMIMILLAYALGLKEKNNKLIYKLSLLLELPHSGSLIIDDIEDNSLKRRGASAIHLIYGIDNSINAGNLIYFLPAKLIERSNLKENQKLLIYENFFTTLSNLHLGQGIDIKFHNESYIPSIKEYISLVELKTASLFGMASFLAAILTNNEDKAKKIYSTFLKLGVYFQIIDDIKNIKNKINGKEFGDDLLEGKKSLPIIYFLQEKKDEPKIISKFNQIKNAKTSTARKEILKLTKMINSSKSIKNSTIIALKYLNEFKAELNLYPLTNRYKNLLIDIAEQIKEGI; encoded by the coding sequence ATGCAAAATAAACTATTTTTAAAAAATATTGAAAAAAATATTAATAGCATCTTTTCAACAAATAATTTAATAAATTTATTCAAAGATAAAGATTTAAAATTTACTTTTAAAATAAAAAAAGAAACCCTTGATTATATTAAAGCACCAGCAATTGAAATTATTAATAGAGGTGGAAAACGAATAAGACCAATGATAATGATTCTTTTAGCATATGCATTGGGTTTAAAAGAAAAAAACAACAAGTTAATATATAAATTAAGCTTGCTACTTGAACTTCCTCATTCTGGAAGTTTAATTATTGATGACATTGAAGATAATTCGCTAAAAAGGCGAGGTGCATCAGCAATACATTTAATCTATGGAATAGATAATAGTATAAATGCTGGTAATTTAATTTATTTTTTGCCTGCAAAATTAATAGAAAGATCAAATTTAAAAGAAAATCAAAAATTACTTATTTATGAAAATTTCTTTACAACTCTTTCAAATCTCCACCTAGGACAAGGAATTGATATTAAATTTCACAATGAGTCATACATTCCAAGCATTAAAGAATACATTTCTTTAGTGGAATTAAAAACAGCTTCACTTTTCGGAATGGCTAGCTTTCTAGCTGCAATACTTACAAATAATGAAGATAAAGCTAAAAAAATTTACAGTACATTTTTAAAACTTGGTGTTTATTTCCAAATAATAGACGATATTAAAAACATTAAAAATAAAATTAATGGTAAAGAATTCGGAGACGATTTACTTGAAGGAAAAAAAAGCTTACCAATAATTTATTTTTTACAAGAAAAAAAAGATGAGCCAAAAATTATTTCAAAATTTAATCAAATAAAGAATGCCAAAACCTCTACAGCAAGAAAAGAAATATTGAAACTAACAAAGATGATAAATTCATCAAAATCAATAAAAAACTCAACTATTATTGCCTTAAAATATTTAAACGAGTTTAAAGCCGAACTCAATTTATACCCATTAACAAATAGATATAAAAATCTGCTAATAGATATTGCCGAACAAATAAAAGAAGGAATATAA
- a CDS encoding SAM-dependent methyltransferase, giving the protein MYRLNDEYSQKAKREGYLARSVYKLIEINEKFSLFSYGNVLDIGASPGSFSQYAYKKLKRGILVAVDINDIGLRHVDNFYFVKGDIFSDDTVFKINTLGPYSLVISDAAPRTTGNRLIDTSNSFNLSMRIIDLSLEVLLKKGNLLVKVFQGGDEIQIFKKFEKYFKFVKKIRPKAVRKNSFEIYFLGKSFGK; this is encoded by the coding sequence GTGTATCGTTTGAATGATGAGTATTCTCAAAAAGCTAAAAGAGAAGGGTATTTGGCAAGATCTGTGTACAAGTTGATAGAAATTAATGAAAAATTTTCTTTATTTTCTTATGGCAATGTTTTAGATATTGGTGCATCGCCTGGGAGCTTTTCTCAATATGCTTATAAAAAGCTTAAAAGAGGCATTCTTGTGGCTGTTGACATTAATGATATTGGTCTTAGGCATGTTGATAATTTTTATTTTGTAAAGGGAGATATATTTTCAGATGATACAGTTTTTAAAATTAATACGCTTGGGCCTTATAGCCTTGTAATTAGCGATGCGGCTCCTAGAACTACTGGAAATAGACTTATAGATACTAGTAATTCTTTTAATTTAAGTATGAGAATAATAGATTTATCGCTTGAAGTTTTACTCAAAAAAGGGAATTTGCTTGTTAAAGTTTTTCAGGGAGGAGATGAGATTCAAATTTTTAAAAAGTTTGAAAAATATTTTAAATTTGTAAAAAAAATTAGGCCCAAAGCTGTAAGGAAAAATTCTTTTGAAATTTATTTTTTGGGTAAAAGTTTTGGTAAGTAG
- a CDS encoding chemotaxis protein CheW, producing MLRKEIFEDRKSQLQVAGFKIGKESYGVSIEHIREIIKVPSEGVYAIPNVPEYIIGIYNLRGSIIPLVNLNIKFGVSSISITEEDMLLTGYLIVKIKNKLLGIFVDRVLKVISFDDSRIQEPPATLQTLDRKYISGVVKLEEADNLESEYLVLIDIAKIFDKCEFDNIPYKDQHEE from the coding sequence ATGTTGAGAAAAGAAATATTTGAAGATAGAAAGTCTCAGCTTCAAGTTGCGGGTTTTAAAATAGGTAAAGAAAGCTATGGGGTGTCAATAGAGCATATTAGAGAAATTATTAAAGTTCCATCAGAAGGAGTTTATGCTATACCAAATGTTCCTGAATATATTATAGGTATTTATAATCTTAGAGGCAGTATTATTCCTTTAGTCAATTTAAATATTAAATTTGGAGTTTCTTCTATTTCAATAACAGAAGAAGATATGCTTTTAACAGGATATTTAATAGTTAAGATTAAAAATAAACTTTTAGGTATTTTTGTTGATAGGGTTCTTAAAGTTATTAGCTTTGATGATTCTAGAATTCAAGAGCCCCCTGCTACTTTGCAAACTTTAGATAGAAAATATATATCTGGAGTTGTGAAGCTTGAAGAGGCTGATAATCTTGAGAGCGAATATTTAGTATTAATTGATATTGCAAAAATTTTTGATAAATGCGAATTCGACAATATTCCCTATAAAGATCAGCATGAAGAATAA
- a CDS encoding NAD(+)/NADH kinase, whose product MKNKVLLCINTLKSGASILGYDIKVYLETKYFVEVVLIDVGKPLLSFPRENFLFLITLGGDGTVLLAVNLLLETKNIDIPIISINMGKVGFLADIKIEDFKKVIDRFFNNSLAVNKKFLLHVTVCQHGKDLISKYALNDIIIRSSILNKMIYVDLRVNSESFLSYKSDGVIVSTPTGSTGYSFSAGGPILEADLEGFLLTPISPHSVYNRSFVFSKSTKLSLSFSKEYFIASASIFLDGINFGSFGVDVVFEFEISSQSLNFVSFCTDTFVKRLKNKLL is encoded by the coding sequence ATGAAGAATAAGGTTCTTCTTTGCATTAATACTTTAAAGTCAGGGGCTAGTATTTTAGGCTATGATATTAAAGTTTATTTAGAAACTAAGTATTTTGTTGAGGTGGTATTAATAGATGTTGGCAAGCCTTTATTATCTTTTCCAAGAGAAAATTTTCTTTTTTTGATAACTTTAGGAGGAGATGGTACAGTTCTTTTAGCTGTTAATTTACTTCTTGAAACTAAAAATATTGATATCCCAATTATTTCAATTAATATGGGCAAGGTAGGGTTTTTGGCAGATATTAAGATTGAAGATTTTAAAAAAGTCATAGATAGATTTTTTAACAATTCTTTGGCTGTTAATAAAAAATTTTTGCTTCACGTAACAGTTTGTCAGCACGGTAAAGATTTAATTTCTAAATATGCTTTAAACGATATTATTATTCGCTCAAGCATTCTTAATAAAATGATTTATGTGGATCTTAGGGTTAATTCTGAAAGTTTTTTATCATATAAAAGTGATGGAGTAATTGTGTCTACTCCAACAGGTTCAACAGGGTATTCTTTCTCAGCAGGGGGTCCTATTTTAGAAGCAGATCTTGAGGGATTTTTACTTACACCTATTTCTCCCCATTCTGTTTATAATCGTTCTTTTGTGTTTTCTAAATCAACTAAACTTTCTCTTTCTTTTTCAAAGGAATATTTTATAGCATCAGCATCAATTTTTTTAGATGGAATTAATTTTGGTTCTTTCGGAGTCGATGTTGTTTTTGAATTTGAAATTTCTTCTCAAAGCTTGAATTTTGTTTCATTTTGTACGGATACTTTTGTTAAAAGATTGAAAAATAAATTATTGTAA